In the genome of Mycoplasmopsis pulmonis, one region contains:
- a CDS encoding MurR/RpiR family transcriptional regulator has translation MKIFHKKNAKLTEIEKAIEEWIEKNTKKFLELSIKEVAHNYVFCSVSGITRYIQKIGYSSYREFRNEILVSFGKEKNYQDDPISSYIENINVYYLSSLEKTLKNLNRESLQTAI, from the coding sequence ATGAAAATTTTTCATAAAAAAAATGCAAAACTAACTGAAATCGAAAAAGCAATTGAAGAGTGAATTGAAAAAAACACCAAAAAATTTTTGGAACTTTCAATTAAAGAAGTTGCCCATAATTATGTTTTTTGTTCTGTTTCAGGAATAACAAGGTATATTCAAAAAATTGGCTATTCAAGTTATAGAGAATTTAGAAATGAAATTTTAGTCTCTTTTGGAAAAGAAAAAAATTATCAAGATGATCCTATTAGCTCATATATTGAAAATATTAATGTTTATTATTTATCTTCTCTTGAAAAAACTCTAAAAAATTTAAATAGAGAATCTTTGCAAACTGCAATTTAA
- a CDS encoding amidohydrolase family protein gives MEGPFISKEKKGAHDENIIIPLNEKYLEFFKKQKNLKTTIVVAPEENDYKLIKKYSSDFHFSIGHSNCFDFSKKFNLKYFKSFTHFFNGSSGFDHKKEGLINTIFSQKLPSDFLVEIISDGIHVSSQVLKLTYQILNIKNLIVVSDSLSPKGLKDGVYFLGNLEIKKENKTFYLNKQNTIAGSALEYNKNLKFFKESTNASWTDIVYVSSYNLAKNLKLQNKYGTIKVGQKANLVLIDKDFNILFTYVNGKKY, from the coding sequence ATGGAAGGTCCCTTTATTTCTAAAGAAAAAAAAGGAGCTCATGATGAAAATATCATCATCCCATTAAACGAAAAATATCTTGAATTTTTTAAAAAACAAAAAAATCTAAAAACAACAATAGTAGTAGCTCCAGAAGAAAATGATTATAAACTCATAAAAAAATATTCTAGTGATTTTCACTTTTCAATTGGTCATTCAAATTGTTTTGATTTTAGTAAAAAATTCAATTTAAAATACTTCAAAAGCTTTACTCATTTTTTTAATGGATCTTCAGGTTTTGATCACAAAAAAGAAGGCCTTATAAATACTATTTTTAGTCAAAAATTACCTAGTGATTTTTTAGTTGAAATTATCAGTGATGGCATTCATGTAAGTTCTCAAGTTTTAAAATTAACTTATCAAATTTTAAACATAAAAAATTTGATAGTTGTCTCCGATTCTCTTAGTCCAAAAGGATTAAAAGATGGAGTTTATTTTTTAGGAAATTTAGAGATAAAAAAAGAAAATAAAACTTTTTATTTAAACAAGCAAAACACCATTGCAGGAAGTGCTCTTGAATATAATAAAAACTTAAAATTTTTTAAAGAATCAACTAATGCTTCATGAACAGATATTGTTTATGTATCTTCATATAATTTGGCAAAAAATTTAAAACTTCAAAATAAATATGGAACTATAAAAGTAGGACAAAAAGCCAATCTCGTTTTAATTGACAAAGACTTTAATATTTTATTTACGTATGTCAATGGAAAAAAATATTAA
- a CDS encoding amidohydrolase family protein → MTKENIFKTTIYKNVFITTKDEQFLGYIEIDSKGKIQKIKKGYTRKIGIDCKKNFLLPGFIDGHTHGGYGFAFNDILDQDGEEKFLKYQFQVAKNEGVVASVFATVSESWDKLKKCL, encoded by the coding sequence ATGACAAAAGAAAATATTTTTAAAACTACAATTTATAAAAATGTTTTTATAACAACAAAAGATGAGCAATTTTTAGGTTATATTGAAATTGATTCAAAAGGAAAAATTCAAAAAATAAAAAAAGGTTATACTAGAAAAATAGGAATTGATTGTAAAAAAAATTTTTTACTTCCTGGTTTTATTGATGGACATACTCATGGAGGTTATGGCTTTGCTTTTAATGATATTTTAGATCAAGATGGAGAAGAGAAATTTTTAAAATATCAATTTCAAGTTGCTAAAAATGAGGGAGTAGTGGCTAGTGTTTTTGCTACAGTAAGTGAGTCTTGAGATAAGTTAAAAAAATGTCTTTAG
- a CDS encoding phosphoheptose isomerase family protein, which translates to MSNGLNSLGFFSSVAKSIHEVFLWMKNVDLDSILILIFSKSALNHEVMFLINALKEHKINSILITTNKNIISENNFCTIHFETIEQRYRSTALSSRINQFLIADIILKKLFYKLDKKQENEIFKKFNDQWINKGQK; encoded by the coding sequence ATGTCAAATGGTTTAAATTCTCTTGGATTTTTTTCAAGTGTTGCAAAAAGTATTCATGAAGTTTTTCTATGAATGAAAAATGTTGATTTAGATTCTATTTTAATTTTAATTTTTTCAAAAAGTGCATTAAATCATGAAGTTATGTTTTTGATAAATGCTTTAAAAGAACATAAAATTAATTCAATTTTAATTACAACTAATAAAAACATAATTAGTGAAAATAATTTTTGCACAATTCATTTTGAAACAATTGAACAAAGATATCGTTCAACGGCACTTTCTTCAAGGATAAATCAATTTTTAATAGCTGATATCATTTTAAAAAAACTCTTTTATAAATTAGATAAAAAACAAGAAAATGAAATCTTTAAAAAATTTAATGATCAATGAATTAACAAAGGACAAAAATAG